One Sphingobium sp. CAP-1 genomic region harbors:
- a CDS encoding efflux RND transporter permease subunit, with the protein MRFSRFFIDRPIFAAVIAVVITVVGALAFIGLPVSQYPDIVPPTVTVSAQYPGASAETVASTVAAPIEQEINGVDDMLYQSSQSTGDGKVVVTVTFKVGTDLDAAQVLVQNRVAVAIPRLPEEVQRLGVVTRKTTPEFLMVVNLQSPDGTFDRNYLSNYALTQVRDRLARLDGVGDVQLFGSRDYAMRVWIDPDRAAALDLTAGEIVSALRAQNVQVSAGSIGQPPYDRGEAFQLGVEMQGRLTTPEQFSDIVIRTDADGRQVRVADVARVELGAQDYGINTYLSNKPTVVIAVMQRPGSNALDAAEKVKAEMDGLSKRFPKGLEYSVIYNPTEFISQSIDAVYHTLIEAVLLVVLVILVFLQNWRAAIIPIIAIPVSLIGTAAILAGLGYSLNNLSLFGLVLAIGIVVDDAIVVVENVERNIEQGMSPLEAARTSMDEVSTALVAIVLVLCAVFVPTLFITGISGAFYQQFAVTISTATIISLILSLTLSPAAAARLLHAKHGPRDRSGDPIWRQKLGVLVDAFNHGFDRMSAGYGRLTRFLVARPKKMLLTYSGLIAATIALFWVTPGGFIPAQDQGYFLAVVQLPSGASLERTDKVAREVAAKILPIKGLRGAVMFAGFHGPSQTQAPNSAAIYFPFKSFAERKKEGVTYAAIMEQANKAVAGYDKARILLVPPPLIQGIGSAGGYRMMLEDREDRGYAELNKVAQEMIAKANQSPSLSMVYTLFDVGTPRVYADVDRRKADLLGVPPERIFEAMQVYLGSAFVNDFNLLGRTYRVTAQADADHRGTVADIANLKTRSNSGQMVPIGSVSTFKDKTGPYRVVRYNLLPAVEIDGDTAPGYSSGQSLSTMEKLADAAPAGYGAEWTGVAYQQKIAGNTAGLVFGMAVFFVFLVLAAQYESLTLPLSIILIVPMCLFAAMLGVNLRGMDNNILTQIGLVVLIALAAKNAILVVEFAKQAEEEQGLSPVEAAVQAAQTRLRPILMTSFAFILGAVPLVIATGAGAELRQALGTAVFFGMAGVTAFGLLFTPTFYVVCRALGDRFARRRRAETEPALQPAE; encoded by the coding sequence ATGCGCTTTTCCCGTTTCTTCATCGACCGGCCGATCTTCGCCGCCGTGATCGCGGTGGTCATCACCGTGGTCGGCGCGCTCGCCTTCATCGGCCTGCCGGTGTCCCAATATCCCGACATCGTGCCGCCCACGGTCACGGTGTCCGCCCAATATCCCGGTGCATCGGCGGAAACGGTCGCATCGACCGTGGCCGCGCCGATCGAGCAGGAAATCAACGGCGTCGACGACATGCTCTATCAGAGCAGCCAGTCGACCGGTGACGGCAAGGTCGTCGTCACCGTTACCTTCAAGGTCGGCACCGATCTGGATGCCGCGCAGGTGCTGGTGCAGAACCGCGTCGCCGTCGCCATCCCGCGACTGCCTGAGGAAGTGCAGCGGCTGGGTGTCGTCACCCGCAAGACCACGCCTGAATTTCTGATGGTCGTGAACCTGCAATCGCCCGACGGGACGTTCGATCGCAACTATCTGTCCAACTATGCGCTGACACAGGTGCGCGATCGCCTCGCCCGCCTCGACGGTGTGGGTGACGTGCAACTGTTCGGCTCGCGCGACTATGCGATGCGGGTCTGGATTGATCCCGATCGCGCCGCCGCGCTGGATCTGACCGCGGGCGAGATCGTCTCGGCGTTGCGGGCCCAGAATGTTCAGGTGTCGGCCGGCTCGATTGGTCAGCCGCCCTATGATCGCGGCGAAGCCTTCCAGCTCGGCGTCGAGATGCAGGGCCGCCTGACCACGCCGGAGCAATTTTCCGACATCGTCATCCGCACCGATGCCGACGGCCGACAGGTTCGCGTCGCCGACGTGGCGCGCGTTGAACTGGGCGCGCAGGATTATGGCATCAACACCTATTTGTCGAACAAGCCTACCGTGGTCATCGCGGTGATGCAGCGGCCCGGCTCCAACGCGCTCGACGCCGCGGAAAAGGTGAAGGCGGAGATGGATGGCCTGTCCAAACGCTTCCCCAAGGGGCTGGAATATAGCGTCATCTATAACCCGACCGAATTCATCAGCCAGTCGATCGACGCGGTCTATCACACGCTGATCGAGGCGGTATTGCTGGTCGTGCTGGTCATTCTGGTTTTCTTGCAGAACTGGCGCGCGGCGATCATCCCGATCATCGCCATTCCCGTGTCGCTGATCGGCACGGCAGCGATTCTGGCGGGGCTTGGCTATAGCCTCAACAATCTGTCGCTCTTTGGCCTGGTCCTCGCCATCGGCATCGTCGTCGACGACGCCATCGTCGTGGTCGAGAATGTCGAGCGGAATATCGAACAGGGCATGTCACCGCTGGAGGCGGCGCGCACGTCCATGGATGAGGTGTCGACCGCGCTTGTCGCCATCGTGCTGGTGTTGTGCGCGGTGTTCGTGCCGACTTTGTTCATCACTGGCATTTCCGGCGCCTTCTATCAGCAGTTCGCCGTCACCATCTCGACCGCGACGATCATCTCGCTGATCCTGTCGCTGACTTTGTCGCCGGCCGCCGCCGCGCGACTGTTGCACGCCAAACATGGTCCCCGCGATCGCAGCGGCGATCCGATCTGGCGGCAGAAGCTGGGCGTGCTGGTCGATGCCTTCAACCATGGCTTCGACCGGATGAGCGCGGGCTATGGCCGCCTCACCCGCTTCCTCGTGGCCCGTCCCAAGAAGATGCTGCTGACCTATTCCGGCCTGATCGCCGCCACCATCGCCCTCTTCTGGGTGACACCCGGCGGCTTCATTCCGGCGCAGGATCAGGGTTATTTCCTGGCGGTCGTGCAGTTGCCGTCTGGCGCGTCGCTCGAACGCACCGACAAGGTGGCGCGTGAGGTCGCGGCGAAAATCCTGCCGATCAAGGGGCTGCGCGGTGCGGTGATGTTCGCCGGCTTCCACGGTCCTTCGCAGACGCAGGCGCCCAACAGTGCGGCGATCTACTTCCCGTTCAAGAGCTTTGCGGAACGCAAGAAGGAAGGCGTCACCTATGCTGCTATCATGGAGCAGGCGAACAAGGCCGTCGCCGGCTATGACAAGGCGCGCATCCTGCTCGTTCCCCCGCCACTCATCCAGGGTATCGGTTCGGCCGGCGGCTATCGCATGATGTTGGAGGATCGCGAGGATCGCGGTTACGCCGAACTCAACAAAGTCGCGCAGGAGATGATCGCCAAGGCGAACCAGTCCCCCAGCCTGTCGATGGTCTATACCCTGTTCGACGTTGGTACGCCGCGCGTCTATGCCGATGTCGACCGGCGCAAGGCCGATCTGCTGGGTGTGCCGCCCGAACGCATCTTCGAAGCGATGCAGGTCTATCTGGGGTCGGCCTTCGTCAACGACTTCAACCTGCTGGGCCGCACCTATCGCGTGACCGCGCAGGCCGATGCCGATCATCGTGGCACGGTGGCGGATATCGCGAACCTCAAGACCCGGTCGAACAGCGGCCAGATGGTGCCGATCGGTTCCGTTTCGACCTTCAAGGACAAGACCGGTCCCTATCGCGTGGTCCGCTACAATCTGCTGCCGGCGGTGGAGATAGACGGCGACACGGCGCCGGGCTATTCGTCGGGCCAGTCGCTCAGCACGATGGAGAAGCTGGCCGACGCCGCACCGGCCGGTTATGGCGCGGAGTGGACGGGGGTCGCCTATCAGCAGAAGATCGCCGGCAATACCGCCGGGCTGGTGTTCGGCATGGCGGTATTCTTCGTCTTTCTGGTGCTGGCGGCGCAATATGAAAGCCTGACGCTGCCGCTGTCGATCATCCTGATCGTGCCGATGTGCCTGTTCGCTGCCATGTTGGGCGTGAACCTGCGGGGAATGGATAATAATATCCTGACCCAGATCGGTCTGGTCGTGCTGATCGCCCTGGCTGCGAAGAACGCCATCCTTGTGGTGGAATTCGCCAAGCAGGCGGAAGAGGAGCAGGGGCTGTCGCCGGTCGAGGCGGCGGTTCAGGCGGCGCAAACCCGCTTGCGCCCGATCCTGATGACCAGCTTTGCCTTCATCCTGGGCGCGGTGCCGCTCGTGATTGCGACCGGGGCCGGCGCGGAACTGCGGCAGGCGCTAGGTACGGCGGTCTTTTTCGGCATGGCCGGTGTCACCGCCTTCGGCCTGCTGTTCACCCCCACTTTCTATGTCGTGTGCCGCGCGCTGGGCGACCGTTTCGCCCGTCGCCGGCGCGCGGAAACCGAGCCTGCATTGCAGCCGGCCGAATGA